From a region of the Paraburkholderia hospita genome:
- a CDS encoding ferritin-like domain-containing protein, with protein MHAPESIRPHPMICARSEALAVLAERVPAAKAAAAQALYARVQAGEAVVSPGRVLDEPTDLPGRPAQPELVEPRKLGRRSMQSPEGRAVLLHALAHIEFNAINLALDAVWRFGGMPDAFYVDWLKVASEEAHHFSLLSARLAEFGHAYGDFPAHDGLWDMCERTRGDVLARMALVPRTLEARGLDASPPIRARLQQAGDHASAAILDVILRDEIGHVLIGNRWFRHLCDEAGIDAHQTYLRLSDEYHAPKLRGPFNFEARRDAGFEEEELAALAGLDAQQRPAD; from the coding sequence ATGCATGCCCCCGAGTCGATCCGTCCCCATCCGATGATTTGCGCCCGTTCCGAAGCGCTCGCTGTGCTGGCAGAGCGTGTTCCCGCGGCCAAAGCCGCTGCGGCGCAGGCGCTTTACGCGCGCGTACAGGCAGGCGAGGCGGTCGTTTCGCCGGGGCGTGTGCTGGACGAGCCGACGGATCTGCCGGGGCGCCCCGCGCAGCCCGAACTGGTCGAGCCGCGCAAACTCGGGCGACGCAGCATGCAGTCGCCGGAAGGGCGCGCGGTGTTGCTGCACGCGCTCGCACACATCGAGTTCAACGCAATCAACCTCGCGCTCGACGCCGTGTGGCGTTTCGGCGGCATGCCCGACGCGTTTTACGTCGATTGGCTAAAGGTCGCGTCGGAAGAGGCGCATCACTTTTCGCTGCTGTCGGCGCGTTTGGCCGAATTCGGCCATGCGTACGGCGACTTTCCGGCGCACGACGGTTTGTGGGACATGTGCGAGCGCACGCGCGGCGACGTGCTCGCGCGCATGGCGCTGGTGCCGCGCACGCTCGAGGCGCGCGGGCTCGACGCCTCGCCGCCGATCCGCGCGCGCCTGCAACAAGCAGGCGATCACGCGTCGGCGGCGATTCTGGACGTGATCCTGCGCGACGAAATCGGACATGTGCTGATCGGCAACCGCTGGTTCCGGCATCTGTGCGACGAGGCGGGCATCGACGCACATCAAACCTACTTGCGTCTTTCCGACGAGTATCACGCGCCGAAACTGCGCGGTCCGTTCAATTTCGAAGCGCGCCGCGACGCTGGTTTCGAAGAGGAAGAACTCGCCGCGCTGGCGGGTCTCGACGCCCAGCAGCGCCCGGCCGACTGA
- a CDS encoding alpha/beta fold hydrolase produces the protein MNRPLKPSVSEFVTVRGVRLHVRRWGNPDAPTLFMLHGWMDVAASFQFVVDVLANDWQVIAPDARGFGLSDWPVAHQNGGHYWFHEYLADLDALLDHYAPTGEVNLVGHSMGANVVCLYAGARPERVRRVVDLEGFGLPPSKPAQLPRRIASWLDELREPPTLRRYATLDDVAARLIKTNERLDPQRARFLAQHWSKPDGEGGYMLLADPAHKIRGPLLYRLDEVMAVWANVRAKVLHVEAAVSPTLAVLAGNIPLDEFKARFQAFPDWREAIIDDAGHMVHHDQPEQVAALIEAFCV, from the coding sequence ATGAACCGTCCGCTCAAACCTTCCGTATCCGAATTCGTGACCGTGCGCGGCGTGCGCCTGCACGTGCGTCGCTGGGGCAATCCCGATGCGCCGACGCTTTTTATGCTGCACGGCTGGATGGACGTCGCCGCGTCGTTCCAGTTCGTCGTCGACGTGCTCGCGAACGACTGGCAGGTGATCGCGCCCGATGCGCGCGGCTTCGGCCTGTCCGACTGGCCCGTCGCGCACCAGAACGGCGGTCATTACTGGTTCCACGAATATCTGGCCGACCTCGACGCGCTGCTCGACCACTACGCGCCAACGGGCGAAGTAAACCTCGTCGGGCACAGCATGGGCGCGAACGTCGTGTGCCTGTATGCCGGCGCAAGGCCCGAGCGCGTGCGCCGCGTAGTCGATCTGGAGGGATTCGGGCTCCCGCCGTCGAAGCCCGCGCAGTTGCCGCGCCGGATCGCGTCGTGGCTCGACGAACTGCGCGAGCCGCCGACGCTGCGCCGCTACGCGACGCTCGACGACGTCGCTGCGCGTCTCATCAAGACCAACGAACGCCTGGACCCGCAGCGCGCGCGCTTTCTCGCGCAGCACTGGTCGAAGCCGGACGGCGAGGGCGGCTACATGCTGCTCGCCGATCCCGCGCACAAGATTCGCGGGCCACTGCTGTACCGGCTCGACGAAGTGATGGCCGTCTGGGCGAACGTGCGCGCCAAGGTGCTGCACGTGGAAGCCGCTGTATCGCCGACCCTCGCGGTGCTGGCGGGCAACATTCCGCTCGACGAATTCAAGGCGCGTTTCCAGGCGTTTCCCGACTGGCGCGAAGCCATCATCGACGATGCGGGCCACATGGTTCACCACGACCAGCCGGAGCAGGTCGCGGCGCTGATCGAAGCGTTTTGCGTGTAG
- a CDS encoding 3',5'-nucleoside bisphosphate phosphatase: MNADLHCHSTVSDGAFAPADVARRAHAGGVTLWALTDHDEISGQVEARETAEALGMQYLSGVEISVTWASRTIHVVGLHVDPACKDLVEGLERTRNGRAARAEAIGEQLATLGIPDAYAGALKFVSNPDMISRTHFARFMVESGYAENTQDVFNRFLGDGKPGYVAHRWSKLADAVNWIRVSGGEAVIAHPGRYAYTQTEFDALFAEFIDLGGKAIEVVTGSHTPDQYREYADVARRFGFEASRGSDFHAAGEGRVDLGSLPPLPSDLKPVWERWL; the protein is encoded by the coding sequence ATGAACGCCGATCTGCATTGCCATTCCACCGTTTCCGACGGCGCTTTCGCGCCCGCCGATGTCGCGCGCCGCGCGCATGCCGGCGGCGTGACGCTGTGGGCGCTCACCGATCACGACGAAATCAGCGGTCAGGTCGAAGCGCGCGAAACGGCCGAAGCACTCGGCATGCAGTATTTGAGCGGCGTCGAAATTTCGGTGACATGGGCGTCGCGCACCATTCACGTGGTCGGCCTGCATGTCGATCCTGCCTGCAAGGATCTCGTCGAAGGGCTCGAGCGCACGCGCAATGGCCGCGCCGCGCGGGCGGAAGCGATCGGCGAGCAGCTGGCCACGCTCGGCATTCCCGACGCGTACGCAGGCGCACTGAAGTTCGTGTCGAATCCCGACATGATTTCGCGCACGCACTTCGCGCGCTTCATGGTCGAGAGCGGCTACGCGGAAAACACGCAGGACGTGTTCAACCGCTTTCTCGGCGACGGCAAGCCGGGCTACGTGGCGCATCGCTGGTCGAAGCTCGCCGACGCCGTCAACTGGATCCGGGTGTCGGGCGGTGAAGCGGTGATCGCGCATCCGGGCCGCTATGCCTACACGCAGACCGAGTTCGACGCGCTGTTCGCGGAATTCATCGATCTTGGCGGCAAGGCAATCGAAGTCGTGACGGGTAGCCACACGCCCGATCAGTATCGCGAGTATGCGGACGTCGCGCGCCGCTTCGGCTTTGAGGCATCGCGCGGGTCCGACTTTCATGCGGCGGGCGAAGGCCGCGTCGATCTCGGCAGTTTGCCGCCGCTGCCGTCCGATCTGAAGCCAGTCTGGGAACGTTGGCTGTAA
- a CDS encoding L-threonylcarbamoyladenylate synthase: MSQYFRLHPDNPQPRLIKQAAQIIEGGGVVALPTDSSYALACQLDNKDAVDRVRRIRGLDDRQLLSLLVRDLSELANFALVDNRQYRLIKSVTPGPYVFVLQATKEVPRRLSHPSRKTIGLRVPDHAITLAILEELGEPLLGSTLILPGETQPLNDPEEIREKLEKQLDLVIDGGACPCEPSTVIDLTGEEPVLVRPGRGSLAPFGLEETA; this comes from the coding sequence ATGTCCCAATATTTTCGGCTTCACCCGGACAATCCGCAGCCGCGGCTGATCAAGCAGGCGGCGCAGATCATCGAAGGCGGCGGCGTGGTCGCGCTGCCGACGGATTCCAGCTACGCGCTCGCGTGCCAGCTCGACAACAAGGATGCTGTCGACCGCGTGCGGCGCATTCGCGGCCTCGACGATCGGCAATTGCTGTCGCTGCTCGTGCGCGATCTGTCCGAGCTGGCGAACTTCGCGCTCGTCGACAATCGCCAATACCGTCTGATCAAATCGGTGACGCCGGGTCCCTACGTGTTCGTGTTGCAGGCGACCAAGGAAGTGCCGCGGCGCCTGTCGCATCCGTCGCGCAAGACGATCGGCCTGCGCGTGCCCGACCACGCGATCACGCTCGCCATCCTCGAAGAACTCGGCGAGCCACTGCTCGGCTCGACGCTGATCCTGCCGGGCGAGACGCAGCCGCTGAACGATCCGGAAGAAATCCGCGAGAAACTGGAAAAGCAACTGGATCTGGTGATCGACGGTGGCGCGTGTCCGTGCGAGCCGTCGACGGTGATCGACCTGACGGGCGAAGAGCCCGTGCTGGTGCGGCCGGGGCGCGGCTCGCTCGCGCCGTTCGGTCTTGAAGAGACGGCATAA
- a CDS encoding site-2 protease family protein: MDSSLIQTIVVYALPVIFAITLHEAAHGYVARMLGDNTAYVLGRVSFNPMRHIDPIGTIVIPLVLYFATSGAFMFGYAKPVPVAFGNLRNPRWGSMWVALAGPLCNFAQALIWGIFGVALAAMNVDEPFFTRMAGAGVGVNLVLGVLNLFPLPPLDGGRVLTALLPVRPAMALARIEPYGFFIVMALVMTGTLTRYWLRPLVNIGYEAVTVILTPLVSLL, from the coding sequence ATGGATTCCTCCCTGATACAGACCATCGTCGTCTACGCATTACCGGTGATCTTCGCGATCACGCTGCACGAGGCGGCTCACGGCTACGTCGCGCGCATGCTCGGCGACAACACCGCGTACGTGCTCGGCCGCGTGTCGTTCAATCCGATGCGGCACATAGACCCGATTGGCACGATCGTGATTCCGCTCGTGCTGTACTTCGCCACGAGCGGCGCATTCATGTTCGGCTACGCGAAGCCCGTGCCCGTCGCGTTCGGCAACCTGCGCAATCCGCGCTGGGGCTCGATGTGGGTCGCGCTCGCCGGGCCGTTGTGCAATTTTGCGCAGGCGCTCATCTGGGGCATATTTGGTGTCGCGCTCGCAGCGATGAATGTCGACGAGCCGTTCTTCACGCGCATGGCGGGTGCGGGCGTCGGCGTGAACCTGGTGCTCGGCGTGCTGAACCTCTTTCCGTTGCCGCCGCTCGACGGCGGCCGCGTGCTGACGGCGCTGTTGCCCGTGCGCCCGGCGATGGCGCTCGCGCGCATCGAGCCATACGGATTCTTCATCGTGATGGCGCTCGTGATGACGGGCACGTTGACGCGCTACTGGCTGCGTCCGCTCGTAAATATCGGCTATGAGGCCGTGACGGTTATCCTGACCCCTCTCGTTTCGCTTCTATAA
- a CDS encoding tryptophan--tRNA ligase, producing MYPDRIFSGMRPTGSLHLGHYHGVLKNWVRLQSEYPCFFCVVDWHALTTHYETPEVIEKNVWDVLVDWLASGIDPAQATLFIQSRVPEHAELSLLLGMSTPLSWLERVPTYKEQIEKLRDKDLGTYGFLGYPVLMAADILLYRASLVPVGEDQVPHVEMAREMARRFNYMYGREPGFEEKANEAAKKLGGKRSKLYHELRVAYQQEGHEEALEKARAMLSESQSLSMSDRERLFGYLEGSRKIILPEPQVLLTEASRMPGLDGQKMSKSYGNTIGLREDAETITKKVRTMPTDPARVRRTDPGDPDKCPVWQLHQVYTDSETHEWVQKGCRTAGIGCLECKQPVIEGILREQQPMLERAQKYMDDPSLLRAIVADGCDKARRFASETMRDVREAMGLSYT from the coding sequence ATGTACCCCGACCGTATCTTCTCCGGCATGCGGCCTACCGGCTCGCTGCACCTCGGCCACTATCACGGCGTGCTAAAAAACTGGGTGCGTCTGCAATCCGAGTACCCGTGTTTCTTCTGCGTGGTCGACTGGCATGCGCTGACGACGCACTATGAAACGCCGGAAGTCATCGAGAAGAACGTCTGGGATGTGCTGGTCGACTGGCTTGCTTCGGGCATCGATCCGGCGCAGGCGACGCTGTTCATCCAGAGCCGTGTGCCAGAGCACGCCGAACTCTCGCTGCTGCTCGGCATGAGCACGCCGCTCAGCTGGCTCGAACGTGTGCCGACCTACAAGGAGCAGATCGAGAAGCTGCGCGACAAGGACCTCGGCACGTACGGCTTCCTCGGTTATCCCGTGCTGATGGCCGCCGACATCCTGCTGTACCGCGCGTCGCTCGTGCCCGTCGGCGAGGATCAGGTGCCGCACGTCGAAATGGCGCGCGAAATGGCGCGGCGCTTCAACTACATGTACGGGCGCGAACCCGGCTTTGAAGAAAAAGCGAACGAAGCCGCGAAGAAGCTCGGCGGCAAGCGCTCGAAGCTTTATCACGAACTGCGCGTCGCGTATCAGCAGGAAGGCCACGAAGAAGCGCTCGAAAAGGCGCGCGCGATGTTGTCGGAGTCGCAAAGCCTGTCGATGAGCGATCGCGAGCGCCTGTTCGGCTACCTCGAAGGCTCGCGCAAGATCATCCTGCCGGAGCCGCAGGTGCTGCTGACGGAAGCGTCGCGGATGCCCGGCCTCGACGGCCAGAAGATGTCGAAGTCGTACGGCAACACGATCGGCCTGCGCGAAGACGCTGAGACGATCACGAAGAAAGTCCGCACCATGCCGACCGACCCGGCGCGCGTGCGCCGCACCGATCCGGGCGATCCGGACAAGTGCCCGGTATGGCAGCTGCATCAGGTCTACACCGACAGCGAGACGCACGAGTGGGTGCAGAAGGGCTGCCGCACGGCGGGCATTGGGTGCCTGGAGTGCAAGCAGCCGGTGATCGAAGGCATTCTGCGCGAGCAGCAGCCGATGCTCGAACGCGCGCAGAAGTACATGGATGATCCGTCGCTGCTGCGCGCGATCGTCGCCGACGGCTGCGACAAGGCGCGCCGTTTCGCGTCGGAGACGATGCGCGACGTGCGCGAAGCGATGGGCCTGTCGTACACCTGA
- a CDS encoding class I SAM-dependent methyltransferase — MTDGQNPGASGASHAAIGEPSRWVKRWAHLVEAGGAVLDVASGAGRHARFFASRGHPVTAIDRDAAALESMNGVDGITAVAADIENGPWPLPADSQFAAVVVTNYLHRPLFPQLLGALAPGGVLIYETFAKGNETVGKPSNPAFLLAPGELIDAVRGLLRVVAFQDGFLAEPRPAYVQRICAVREPDGSVETKDTGVPPRYDLTG, encoded by the coding sequence ATGACGGACGGCCAGAACCCAGGCGCGTCGGGCGCAAGCCATGCGGCGATCGGTGAGCCGTCGCGCTGGGTGAAGCGCTGGGCGCACCTGGTCGAAGCGGGCGGTGCGGTGCTCGATGTGGCATCGGGAGCTGGGCGGCACGCGCGGTTTTTCGCGTCGCGCGGCCATCCCGTTACGGCAATCGACCGCGATGCCGCCGCTCTGGAGTCGATGAACGGCGTGGACGGCATCACGGCCGTCGCCGCCGATATCGAAAACGGTCCGTGGCCGCTGCCGGCGGATTCGCAATTCGCGGCCGTCGTCGTCACGAACTATCTGCACCGTCCGCTCTTCCCCCAATTGCTGGGCGCGCTGGCGCCTGGCGGCGTGCTGATCTACGAAACGTTCGCGAAGGGCAACGAAACGGTCGGCAAGCCTTCGAACCCCGCTTTTCTGCTCGCGCCCGGTGAGCTGATTGACGCGGTGCGCGGACTGTTACGTGTCGTTGCATTTCAGGATGGATTCCTCGCGGAGCCGCGTCCCGCCTACGTGCAGCGCATTTGCGCGGTGCGCGAGCCGGATGGGTCGGTCGAAACGAAAGATACGGGTGTTCCCCCGCGTTACGATCTGACCGGTTAA
- the dapA gene encoding 4-hydroxy-tetrahydrodipicolinate synthase has product MANGTQQDGVAIRGSIPAIITPMLEDGSLDLPAFRKLVDWHIEEGTNGLVVVGTSGESATLSVEEHVLMVRTAVEQAAGRIPVIAGAGANSTTEAIELTEQAKKVGADATLQVVPYYNKPTQEGIYRHFSKIAETVDLPVILYNVPGRTVADMSNETILRLANVPGIIGVKEATGNIDRAAHLIKSAPAHFGIYSGDDPTAIALMLLGGHGNISVTANIAPRLMSDLCKAALAADAKTAREIHLKLLSLHKNLFIESNPIPAKWALQQLGRVKGGIRLPLTPLDARYHDVVRAALREAGLLG; this is encoded by the coding sequence ATGGCTAACGGCACTCAGCAAGACGGCGTCGCGATTCGCGGCAGCATTCCCGCCATCATCACTCCGATGCTCGAAGACGGCAGTCTCGATCTCCCGGCCTTCCGCAAACTGGTCGACTGGCACATCGAAGAGGGTACGAACGGTCTGGTCGTGGTCGGCACGAGCGGCGAGTCGGCGACGCTGTCGGTCGAGGAGCACGTGCTGATGGTCCGGACGGCCGTCGAGCAGGCAGCCGGCCGCATCCCCGTGATCGCGGGGGCGGGCGCCAATTCGACGACGGAAGCCATCGAGCTGACCGAGCAGGCGAAGAAAGTGGGTGCCGATGCCACGCTTCAGGTCGTGCCGTACTACAACAAGCCGACGCAGGAAGGCATCTACCGCCACTTCTCGAAAATCGCCGAAACGGTCGATCTTCCCGTGATCTTGTACAACGTGCCGGGCCGCACGGTCGCGGACATGTCGAACGAGACCATCCTGCGTCTCGCTAACGTGCCGGGCATCATCGGCGTGAAGGAAGCGACGGGCAACATCGATCGCGCTGCGCATCTGATCAAGTCGGCGCCCGCGCACTTCGGCATCTACAGCGGCGACGATCCGACCGCGATTGCGCTGATGCTGCTGGGCGGCCATGGCAATATCTCGGTGACGGCAAACATCGCGCCGCGCCTGATGAGCGACCTGTGCAAGGCCGCGCTCGCAGCCGACGCGAAGACGGCGCGCGAAATCCATCTGAAACTTCTCTCGCTGCACAAGAACCTCTTCATCGAATCGAATCCGATTCCCGCCAAGTGGGCGTTGCAGCAACTGGGCCGCGTCAAGGGCGGCATCCGTCTGCCTCTTACGCCGCTGGACGCGCGTTACCACGACGTGGTTCGCGCCGCGCTGCGCGAGGCTGGGCTGCTCGGCTGA